The following proteins come from a genomic window of Desmospora profundinema:
- a CDS encoding non-ribosomal peptide synthetase, with product MAKVEKVYPLSPLQEGMLYHSLLQENTEMYFQQAAFSIRGDLNLQVFEQSVQQLLQRHDILRTNFVYQKLKKPQQVVLNQRKAAVHYEDFSDHSDHEFQDALQSFLLKDRKTGFNLRKGGLMRFAVFKRGVQDFRMVWSYHHMLLDGWSIGILMDEWFQIYSSLQGQQPPLLARAKPYHEFIQWLNAQDKEKSLHHWKNYLRGYQYRPWLPMKSKPTDREDRYQTIRFSLGKEVTARLIDFSKKHQVTVNTLVQAVWGVLLQRYTNQEDVVFGTVISGRSASIQGIEKMVGLFINTVPVRMTKRDGSFIEWARELQQQLLVSEEHGYCPLYEIQEQQVQKKLFDHIVVFENHPLNQEEESLLSDQRQMVIRDVTSFEQTNYPLTISVNPGKSLDIRLKYHESLNDCGWIGRIGDHFKKAVQTVLTESQISIHQIDILTESEKQQLLKKSNDTDAAYPKEKTIHRWFEEQALKTPNRTAVVFKEERLTYRELNEQANRLAHVLRRSGTRPDERVGLMMERSIDGIVGILAILKAGGAYVPLDPQYPVERLQMMAADSGAKRILSQSGILAKLDKAPFGSVEWLDVQALKETGGDVDNLPPVSRSTDLAYVMYTSGTTGRPKGVMMEHRSLVNLLHDQLSRHEIPFDENVLQFSSISFDVSFQEIFSALLSGGTLLIAENQMKQHIDRLLAYIEDHRISIVFWPVSYVKAVFQLTNRLPRSIQHVITAGEQLVVPPALQRCIRQGEVHVHNHYGPTETHVVTTYRLSSGQDRVEPPPIGKPIANTNIYILHRSGQLQPQGAEGEVHISGDSVSRGYLGNPERTAEAFVPNPFVPGERMYRTGDLARYLPDGNIQFLGRMDHQANIRGYRVEPGEIEAVLLEHPQVNDGVVCDWKDDRGETHLCAYVVWNESGSRDELEAHLRRKLPDYMIPSFILAIDAIPITPNGKVDRPALPAPERSERQAEYVPPATEMEKQLTGIWKQVLGIEPIGVTDHFFQIGGHSLKVIQLLSIIHQKLQVELPVHAIFEHPTIRQLAICLEENKRTSFQPIQPAPVQTCYPVSSAQKRMFVLQKMEPDAIHYNLPGAVVMEGALDIKRLEQAIQQLMKRHESLRTSFEWVEGEPVQKIHSEVSFSLSIRSSTEREVKNRIKQFVRPFSLDQAPLFRVEMIQLEAHKHLLLIDLHHIITDGVSTDVMLSDLSKLYGGETLPDLRIQYKDFAVWQQEWIRSDDFHRQETYWLKSFGNEIPVLELPTDSFRPEVQNFVGSRLDFVLNETLTKSLKKLAEKTGTTLYMLLLAAYFLLLHKYSKQSEVIVGTPVAGRSHADVQSVMGMFVNTLAIRSRPEGDKRVIDFVQEVKREALAAYDHADYPFEMLVEKLSLARDTSRNPLFQAMFTMQDFGSGLLRFDGVQVNPYELDYAVSKFDLSMVTREENGQIWGHLEYATSLFNRETIRRLKQHFEQIVKEIAACPEKTVQEVDMLTDQEKVQLLVEWNPPAIPDSVEKTIHEHFEEQAAKTPTHVAVVCQEEKWTYQQLNERANRLAHALRRRGVKPDDRVGLLMARSGNAVAGILGILKAGGAYVPMDPSYPVERLRYMWEDSGAEMILSQASVVETIPDGEDWIKEWLDVEEIAAAEKDSSNPTVVNRPSDLAYVIYTSGTTGQPKGVMVEHRSVIHLIDHFQNEWSIQEQDRVGQFASLSFDAAVWEMGVSLLSGACLHIIPQDVIADPLHFERYVNRHRLSMLLLPPTYLSHLDRRQMKTLRKIMVGGSASSPSLVEKWKDIYINAYGPTEATVCATVWEPADEESVTVAPVGKPISHSPIYIVDEHLQIQPIGIPGELCIGGAGLARGYLGKPEQTAEAFIPNPFRPGERIYRTGDLARYLPDGNIEFLGRTDHQVKVRGHRIELGEIESVLIRHPKVTDATVQNWREGRDEADLCAYVAVDEPLSGGEVKSYLGRKLPDYMIPSFVMTVDAIPLTPNGKVDKHRLPKPDGWELQAEYAAPVTEMEEKLVRIWKRVLGVQKIGVTHHFFELGGDSIKAIQVAAELQKEDCLLRVNDLFRAPTIQQVIPYIRHKKPDANQGLVKGTVPLTPIQEEFFAHAGPHVNHFNQSVLLYCDAHLQTDVVHQVLTKLIEHHDALRMIYRKEQDRWVQINRGLEESSFQLHTFDLRYQKDAQSQIEKLADQMQRSLDITKGLLINVGLFQTDEGDYILFVIHHLVVDGVSWRILLEDFESGYQQAVKQQPIRFPKKTDAFLTWAHGLQEAANSSKIKKEIPYWERLCQTELTPLPKDREVKERLMGDSGQVEVTLSEEQTTQLLTQIHHAYNTEINDILLAAVGLTVKDWSRTDHVGIVLEGHGREEMIESISLHRTVGWFTSCYPVVLGFDDEDGEEAIDDRLSRSIKNVKETLRRIPHRGIGYGMLKYLSRPEMRPAHLAAFHPEIAFNYLGQFGQSGEAHRTFQISTLKTGRLANPHRRRTHAIDLNGLVFDGKFTLQIGYSCKEYDQETMMGLAQHLKQNLDRLIKHCLEKSETEATPSDVGDKDLSLEDLEYMRSVLES from the coding sequence ATGGCGAAGGTTGAAAAGGTTTATCCTCTATCCCCCCTGCAAGAGGGAATGCTGTATCATTCCCTCCTGCAGGAAAACACGGAGATGTACTTTCAACAGGCGGCGTTTTCGATACGAGGGGATCTAAATCTGCAAGTTTTTGAACAGAGCGTCCAACAACTGCTGCAAAGACACGATATTCTTCGTACAAACTTCGTCTATCAAAAGCTGAAGAAACCGCAGCAAGTGGTGCTCAATCAGCGAAAAGCCGCTGTCCATTATGAGGATTTCTCCGATCACAGCGACCACGAATTTCAGGATGCGCTTCAATCTTTTTTATTAAAAGATAGAAAAACCGGTTTCAACTTACGTAAAGGCGGACTGATGCGCTTTGCGGTGTTTAAAAGAGGGGTTCAGGATTTTCGAATGGTCTGGAGCTATCATCACATGTTGTTGGATGGATGGAGTATCGGGATTCTCATGGATGAATGGTTTCAGATCTACTCCTCTCTTCAGGGTCAGCAACCGCCTTTATTAGCGAGAGCAAAGCCTTATCACGAATTTATTCAATGGTTAAATGCACAGGATAAGGAAAAATCCTTGCATCATTGGAAGAACTATTTGCGAGGTTATCAGTATCGCCCATGGCTGCCGATGAAATCGAAACCGACCGACAGGGAGGATCGTTACCAAACGATTCGCTTTTCCCTGGGGAAAGAAGTCACCGCGCGGCTTATCGATTTTAGCAAAAAACATCAAGTAACCGTCAATACCCTTGTCCAAGCGGTTTGGGGTGTGCTGTTGCAACGATACACCAATCAAGAGGATGTTGTTTTTGGTACGGTCATTTCCGGCAGGTCCGCATCCATTCAGGGGATCGAAAAGATGGTGGGTCTGTTTATCAATACCGTCCCTGTTCGGATGACCAAACGGGACGGTTCCTTTATCGAATGGGCCAGGGAACTGCAGCAACAGCTTTTGGTCTCAGAAGAACATGGATATTGTCCGCTTTATGAAATTCAGGAACAACAAGTACAGAAAAAGTTGTTTGATCATATCGTTGTTTTTGAAAATCATCCGTTGAATCAAGAAGAAGAGAGTCTGCTTTCCGATCAGAGACAGATGGTCATCCGGGATGTCACAAGCTTTGAGCAAACCAATTACCCATTGACGATTTCCGTGAATCCGGGCAAGTCATTGGACATTCGTTTGAAATATCATGAGTCGTTAAACGACTGCGGATGGATCGGCCGGATCGGGGATCATTTTAAAAAAGCGGTTCAAACCGTATTGACCGAGTCCCAAATTTCCATCCATCAGATCGACATCCTGACAGAGTCTGAGAAACAGCAGCTGTTGAAGAAATCCAATGACACGGATGCAGCGTATCCGAAAGAAAAAACGATTCACCGCTGGTTTGAAGAACAAGCGTTAAAAACCCCGAATCGCACAGCCGTGGTGTTCAAGGAAGAAAGACTCACCTATCGAGAGCTGAATGAGCAAGCCAATCGGTTGGCCCATGTGTTGCGCCGAAGCGGAACGAGGCCGGATGAGCGGGTAGGGCTGATGATGGAGCGATCCATCGATGGGATCGTGGGGATCCTGGCCATTTTAAAAGCTGGCGGAGCCTATGTGCCGCTGGATCCCCAATATCCGGTGGAACGGCTGCAAATGATGGCGGCAGATAGTGGAGCGAAGCGGATTCTGAGCCAATCTGGGATTTTGGCAAAGCTCGACAAAGCCCCGTTCGGATCCGTCGAATGGCTGGATGTCCAAGCCTTAAAGGAAACGGGCGGGGACGTCGACAACCTGCCCCCGGTCAGCCGGTCGACAGACTTGGCCTATGTGATGTATACCTCGGGAACGACCGGACGGCCCAAAGGGGTGATGATGGAACATCGTTCCTTGGTGAACTTATTACACGATCAGCTTTCACGTCACGAGATCCCCTTTGATGAAAACGTGTTACAGTTCAGCTCCATCAGCTTTGATGTGAGTTTTCAGGAGATTTTTTCAGCCCTGTTGTCCGGCGGTACCCTGTTGATCGCAGAGAACCAAATGAAACAACACATCGATCGGTTATTGGCCTATATCGAAGATCACCGAATTTCCATCGTCTTTTGGCCGGTTTCGTATGTAAAAGCGGTGTTTCAATTGACGAACCGATTGCCGCGGTCCATCCAGCATGTGATTACAGCGGGTGAACAGCTGGTTGTTCCTCCTGCCCTGCAACGGTGCATTCGTCAAGGGGAAGTACACGTACATAATCATTACGGCCCAACAGAAACCCATGTGGTCACAACCTATCGACTTTCATCGGGTCAAGATCGCGTCGAACCTCCCCCCATTGGGAAACCGATAGCAAACACAAACATTTATATCCTGCATCGAAGCGGGCAGCTGCAACCGCAGGGGGCGGAGGGAGAGGTTCATATTTCCGGCGATAGTGTCAGCAGAGGCTATCTTGGCAACCCGGAACGGACAGCAGAAGCCTTTGTTCCCAATCCCTTTGTTCCGGGGGAACGGATGTATCGAACGGGTGACCTGGCCCGTTACTTGCCCGATGGAAACATCCAGTTTTTAGGGCGGATGGACCATCAGGCAAACATCCGAGGCTATCGGGTGGAGCCGGGAGAGATTGAAGCGGTTCTATTGGAGCATCCCCAGGTAAATGACGGGGTCGTTTGCGATTGGAAAGACGATCGAGGGGAGACTCATTTATGTGCCTATGTGGTATGGAATGAATCGGGATCCAGGGACGAGTTAGAGGCGCATCTGCGGCGGAAGCTGCCTGATTACATGATTCCTTCCTTTATCCTAGCGATCGATGCCATTCCCATTACGCCCAATGGGAAAGTCGATCGACCGGCCTTGCCAGCACCGGAGCGATCCGAGCGTCAAGCGGAGTATGTGCCGCCTGCGACAGAGATGGAAAAACAGCTGACGGGAATTTGGAAGCAAGTATTGGGGATCGAACCCATCGGTGTCACCGACCATTTCTTTCAGATCGGCGGCCACTCCTTGAAAGTGATTCAATTGCTGTCGATCATTCACCAAAAACTGCAGGTGGAACTGCCTGTTCACGCGATTTTTGAGCATCCTACGATTCGACAATTGGCTATTTGTCTGGAGGAAAACAAGCGGACTTCATTTCAACCGATTCAACCCGCTCCGGTTCAAACCTGCTATCCGGTCTCCTCCGCTCAAAAGCGAATGTTTGTTCTTCAGAAAATGGAACCAGACGCGATCCATTACAATCTGCCTGGAGCGGTTGTCATGGAAGGCGCATTAGACATCAAGCGCTTGGAGCAAGCCATTCAACAATTGATGAAACGCCATGAATCGCTTCGCACCTCTTTTGAGTGGGTGGAAGGAGAGCCTGTGCAAAAGATTCACTCTGAAGTTTCCTTTTCATTATCGATACGATCGAGTACCGAAAGAGAAGTCAAAAACAGGATCAAGCAGTTTGTACGCCCGTTTTCCTTGGATCAAGCTCCTCTGTTTCGCGTTGAAATGATCCAGCTGGAGGCACACAAACATCTGCTGCTGATCGATCTTCACCACATTATTACAGACGGGGTATCCACCGATGTCATGTTATCCGATTTGTCAAAGCTCTACGGAGGAGAGACGCTGCCGGATCTTCGGATTCAATACAAAGATTTTGCTGTGTGGCAACAAGAGTGGATCCGGTCGGACGACTTTCATCGCCAGGAAACATACTGGCTGAAATCTTTTGGAAATGAGATTCCTGTTTTGGAGTTACCGACCGATTCGTTTCGCCCGGAAGTACAGAACTTTGTCGGAAGCCGTCTAGACTTTGTCTTGAATGAAACGCTGACAAAGTCATTGAAAAAGCTGGCGGAAAAAACCGGCACGACCTTGTACATGCTGCTCTTGGCCGCTTATTTTCTCTTGCTCCATAAATATTCGAAGCAGTCAGAAGTGATTGTGGGAACCCCGGTCGCCGGCCGATCCCATGCAGATGTTCAGTCTGTGATGGGGATGTTTGTGAATACCTTGGCGATTCGCAGCCGTCCGGAAGGGGACAAGCGCGTCATTGATTTTGTGCAAGAGGTGAAACGGGAGGCGCTTGCCGCTTATGATCATGCGGATTACCCCTTTGAAATGCTGGTGGAGAAGCTCTCCCTCGCCCGAGACACCAGTCGCAATCCCCTGTTCCAAGCGATGTTTACAATGCAGGATTTCGGCAGCGGCTTGTTACGCTTCGACGGTGTGCAAGTCAACCCCTATGAACTGGACTATGCGGTTTCCAAGTTCGACCTTTCCATGGTGACCCGAGAGGAGAACGGGCAGATTTGGGGTCATCTGGAGTATGCCACTTCCCTGTTTAACCGAGAGACGATTCGACGGTTGAAACAACACTTTGAGCAGATTGTAAAAGAAATAGCGGCCTGCCCGGAAAAGACCGTCCAAGAAGTCGACATGCTGACGGATCAAGAGAAGGTTCAGCTGCTTGTAGAGTGGAACCCGCCCGCCATCCCGGATTCCGTGGAAAAAACCATCCATGAACATTTTGAGGAACAAGCGGCGAAAACGCCGACTCATGTAGCGGTGGTATGTCAGGAAGAGAAATGGACGTACCAACAGTTGAATGAACGAGCCAATCGGCTGGCACATGCTCTTCGACGGCGTGGAGTGAAGCCGGATGACCGGGTAGGGCTGCTGATGGCGCGTTCAGGAAATGCGGTGGCGGGGATTTTAGGGATTTTAAAGGCCGGTGGCGCTTATGTCCCGATGGACCCTTCGTATCCCGTCGAACGGCTTCGATATATGTGGGAAGACAGCGGAGCGGAGATGATCCTCAGTCAGGCTTCCGTTGTGGAAACGATCCCGGATGGAGAAGACTGGATCAAAGAATGGTTGGATGTGGAGGAGATTGCCGCCGCAGAAAAAGATTCTTCCAATCCGACGGTGGTGAACCGGCCCTCTGATTTGGCGTATGTCATTTATACTTCCGGAACGACTGGTCAGCCCAAGGGGGTGATGGTCGAGCATCGAAGTGTGATCCATCTTATAGACCATTTTCAAAACGAGTGGTCGATTCAAGAGCAGGATCGAGTGGGGCAATTTGCCAGCCTTTCCTTTGATGCAGCCGTTTGGGAAATGGGGGTCAGCCTGTTGTCGGGGGCATGCCTGCACATCATTCCACAGGATGTGATCGCAGATCCCCTGCACTTTGAACGCTACGTGAACCGGCACCGGCTGAGTATGCTGTTACTTCCTCCCACTTACTTAAGCCATCTGGACCGTCGACAGATGAAAACCCTTCGAAAAATCATGGTGGGCGGCTCTGCCAGCTCCCCCTCTTTAGTGGAGAAATGGAAGGATATCTACATCAATGCGTATGGCCCCACCGAAGCGACGGTGTGTGCCACGGTATGGGAGCCGGCAGACGAAGAGAGTGTGACCGTGGCTCCGGTGGGAAAACCGATCTCCCATTCACCCATCTACATCGTAGATGAACATCTACAGATACAACCCATTGGCATTCCAGGAGAGTTGTGTATTGGTGGAGCCGGGCTTGCGAGAGGGTATCTCGGCAAGCCGGAACAGACAGCCGAGGCGTTCATCCCGAACCCGTTTCGACCCGGGGAGCGCATCTATCGCACAGGAGACTTGGCTCGCTATCTGCCCGACGGCAATATTGAATTTTTGGGTCGGACCGATCATCAGGTGAAGGTGCGGGGACACCGAATTGAATTGGGTGAGATTGAATCGGTTTTGATCCGTCACCCCAAGGTAACGGATGCGACCGTACAAAATTGGAGAGAAGGACGGGACGAGGCGGATTTATGTGCCTACGTCGCAGTGGACGAACCCCTATCCGGCGGCGAAGTGAAAAGTTACCTGGGTCGAAAACTGCCCGACTATATGATCCCGTCCTTTGTAATGACGGTGGACGCCATTCCTCTTACACCCAATGGAAAAGTCGATAAACACCGTCTGCCGAAACCGGATGGATGGGAGCTGCAAGCAGAATATGCGGCGCCGGTTACCGAGATGGAGGAGAAGCTGGTTCGAATTTGGAAGCGAGTGTTAGGTGTTCAAAAAATCGGAGTCACCCATCACTTTTTTGAATTGGGCGGGGATTCGATCAAAGCGATTCAGGTGGCGGCCGAGTTGCAAAAAGAAGATTGTCTGTTGCGTGTAAACGATCTTTTTCGTGCACCGACGATCCAACAAGTGATTCCCTATATCAGGCACAAAAAGCCCGATGCCAATCAAGGCCTCGTGAAGGGAACCGTGCCTCTGACCCCCATTCAAGAGGAGTTTTTTGCCCATGCGGGGCCGCATGTGAATCATTTTAACCAGTCTGTTCTCCTCTATTGCGACGCTCATCTGCAAACCGATGTGGTGCATCAGGTGTTAACAAAACTGATCGAGCATCATGATGCCCTGCGAATGATCTATCGGAAGGAGCAGGATCGATGGGTTCAGATCAACCGCGGGCTGGAGGAGAGCTCCTTTCAGCTTCATACATTTGACTTGCGGTATCAGAAGGATGCGCAAAGTCAAATCGAAAAATTAGCCGATCAGATGCAAAGAAGCCTGGATATCACCAAGGGTTTGCTGATCAACGTGGGGTTGTTTCAGACAGATGAAGGAGACTATATCCTGTTTGTGATTCATCATTTGGTTGTGGATGGTGTTTCGTGGCGGATCTTATTGGAGGACTTTGAGAGCGGCTATCAGCAAGCGGTGAAACAGCAGCCGATCCGGTTTCCCAAAAAGACGGACGCTTTTTTGACGTGGGCGCACGGATTACAGGAGGCTGCAAACAGCTCCAAGATAAAAAAAGAGATCCCGTATTGGGAAAGGCTGTGTCAGACCGAATTGACCCCCCTGCCAAAGGACCGGGAAGTAAAAGAACGATTGATGGGAGACAGCGGTCAAGTCGAAGTAACCCTCTCCGAAGAGCAGACGACGCAACTGTTGACTCAAATCCATCACGCGTATAACACGGAGATCAATGATATTTTGCTTGCGGCAGTCGGATTGACGGTGAAGGATTGGAGCCGTACCGATCACGTCGGCATCGTATTGGAGGGGCATGGCCGCGAAGAGATGATCGAATCGATCAGCCTGCATCGGACGGTTGGATGGTTTACCAGCTGTTATCCGGTTGTTCTGGGTTTTGATGATGAGGATGGGGAAGAGGCGATTGATGATCGTTTATCCCGCAGCATTAAAAACGTAAAGGAAACCTTGCGCAGGATTCCCCATCGCGGGATCGGATACGGCATGTTGAAATACTTGAGTCGTCCGGAAATGCGACCCGCCCACCTTGCTGCCTTCCATCCGGAAATTGCATTTAACTATCTGGGACAGTTTGGGCAAAGTGGAGAGGCTCATCGAACCTTTCAGATTTCTACATTGAAAACGGGTCGGTTAGCCAATCCGCATAGGAGGCGAACGCACGCCATCGATCTAAACGGTCTCGTTTTTGACGGGAAATTCACACTCCAAATCGGCTACAGCTGCAAGGAATACGACCAAGAGACGATGATGGGGCTGGCTCAGCATCTAAAGCAAAACTTGGATCGATTGATCAAACACTGCCTTGAAAAGTCTGAAACGGAAGCCACGCCGAGTGATGTGGGCGATAAAGACCTTTCGTTGGAAGACTTGGAGTATATGAGAAGCGTACTTGAGAGCTAA